A window of Streptomyces armeniacus contains these coding sequences:
- a CDS encoding DUF5131 family protein, whose translation MSDRSAIEWTEATWNPTTGCDRVSVGCDNCYALALAKRLKAMGAPKYQNDGDPRTSGPGFGVTLHPEALSVPYGWKSPRTVFVNSMSDLFHARVPLDFVRQVFQVMAETPQHTYQVLTKRARRLRQVAHKLEWPENLWMGVSVETEDDLPRAEDLQRVPAAVRFLSCEPLLGPLNGLDLRGIDWVIVGGESGPRARVMDLDWAERLVSQCEAAGVPAFVKQLGIRQMRQHKDIEQFPAALRVRDFPQEQSRA comes from the coding sequence GTGAGTGACCGCAGCGCGATCGAGTGGACCGAGGCGACGTGGAACCCGACGACCGGCTGCGACCGCGTCTCGGTCGGCTGCGACAACTGCTACGCGCTGGCACTCGCGAAACGACTGAAGGCGATGGGCGCGCCGAAGTACCAGAACGACGGCGACCCCCGCACTTCCGGCCCGGGGTTCGGCGTCACGCTGCATCCCGAGGCGCTGAGCGTGCCGTACGGGTGGAAGAGCCCCCGGACAGTGTTCGTGAACTCCATGTCCGATCTCTTCCATGCCCGCGTGCCGCTGGACTTCGTCCGGCAGGTCTTCCAGGTCATGGCGGAGACTCCGCAGCACACCTACCAGGTGCTGACCAAGCGGGCCCGGCGCCTGCGGCAGGTCGCCCACAAGCTGGAGTGGCCGGAGAACCTCTGGATGGGCGTCTCCGTCGAGACCGAGGACGACCTGCCGCGCGCGGAGGACTTGCAGCGGGTGCCGGCAGCCGTACGGTTCCTGTCCTGCGAGCCGCTGCTCGGTCCGCTGAACGGCTTAGATCTGCGCGGTATTGACTGGGTCATTGTCGGCGGCGAGTCCGGGCCGCGCGCGCGGGTAATGGACCTGGACTGGGCGGAACGGCTGGTCTCCCAATGCGAAGCGGCGGGTGTGCCCGCGTTCGTCAAGCAGCTCGGCATCCGGCAGATGCGTCAGCACAAGGACATCGAGCAGTTCCCCGCGGCGCTGCGCGTCCGGGACTTCCCGCAGGAGCAGTCACGTGCGTGA